In Terriglobales bacterium, the genomic stretch GGATTTATCAGATAGTTGACCGACTTCTCCAGCTTCAGCTCCCAACTCGCCTTGGACTGCAGGGAGCGGTAGTTCGGGCGCATGGTGGCTTCGTGATTGCCTTCCAGGCGAAAGCCTCCCTGGATATGGGTGTGTCCGAAGAAGGTGACTGGAACCCGCGTGTTGGCAGTGGATTCAGCTGCATCCTCAGAAACCAGGATGTACTCATCCTCGTCCCGCGGGGAGCCGTGAACCATTTGCACGCCTTCCAACCCGTCGACTGACAGCGGCCCGAGCGGCAGCGCTTTCAGCCATTTCAGATTGTCGGGAGTGAGTTGATGATGCGTCCACACGACGGCGGCGGCGGCTATGGGATTGAAACCGCGCACGTCCATCAGGCCGGCGCAAGCCTTGTCGTGATTGCCGCGCACGAAATGTTTGCCGAGTTGGCGAGAGCGGTCGATGACTTCATTGGGACTGGCGCCGTACCCGACAATGTCGCCCAGGTTGAGCGCCAGGTCATAGGCAGACGCCTCCCCCAGGCAAGCCTCCAAAGCTTCCAGATTTCCGTGAATATCGCTGAGTAGAAGAACGCGCACAGTATCCGGCAAAATCCCATGATAACTGACTATGGTGCAATCAGCGAAATTTTGAGGTCGCGCTACTAGCCCAGTAGATTTGGTTCGCTCGGGCTCTCCGACTGCCCGATTGCAACTTACCCGATTATCCGATTCGCGCCGCCCGGCAGACTCACCGGACACCTGACCCAATGTTCCGGCTTCACTTCCTCAAGCGCCGGAAAATTCACGCTGCACTCATCTACGCTGATATCGCAGCGCGGCTCAAAGGCGCAGCCTGCGGGAAGATTCTGTATGGAAGGAACGTAGCCTTCGATCGTCCTCAGCGGCTGCGCGCGATCGGTGTGCAGCGTCGGCACAGAGTTCAGCAGTCCCCGCGTGTAGGGATGCAGAGGACTGCGAAAGATCTCCTGTGACGGCCCCATTTCCACGATGGAGCCCGCATACATTACCGCCACGCGATGCGCTACCTGCGACACTACCGCCAGATCATGCGAGATAAACAGCATTGCCAGGCCGAACTTCTGGCGCAATTCCGCCAGCAGCTCGAGAATTTGCGCCTGAATGGTGACGTCAAGCGCGGTAGTGGGCTCATCGGCAATCAGTAACTCGGGGCGGTTCACGATGGCCATCGCGATCATTACCCGCTGCCGCATGCCGCCAGAAAGCTGATGAGGATAGTCACGGGCACGGCGCTCAGTATCTGGGATTGCCACCGTCTTGAGCGCCTCAATCGCTTTCTGCCAGGCATCGCTCTTGTGGGGCCGCTGGCCGTTAACGGGAGCGGCATGGGCCAGCACCGCCTCCGCCACCTGGTCGCCCACTCGCATCACTGGATTCAGTGCGGTCATCGGCTCCTGAAAGATCATTGCCATCCGCGCGCCGCGCAGATGCCGCACCTGGTCTTCGTCAGCAGCCAGCAGGTTCTGATCTTCCAGAAGGATTTCCCCGGAAACCCGCGCCACGGTTGGCAGGAGCCGCATGATGGCCAGCGAGGTGACCGATTTACCCGACCCCGACTCCCCTACCAAGCCCAACACCTCGCCCGGCGCGACGGCAAAGCTGACATCGCGCACCGCCATCAGCGGCACAGAGCGGGCTCCGTTCCTGACCGCAAACTCCACTCTCAGATGGCGCAATTCCAGCAATGGCGGGGGCACGGCTCTATCATATCGGAGCCGTGAAGGGCGGAATGTGATTCCCTGAGTGCCGACTACCGAGTGCTTGCTTCTTACTGCCCCAGGATCAGCGGCAGCCCGCTCTTCCCGCCGCCAATGACCACGACTTTCGAATTGTGGCTGTCGGCCAGCTTTTCCGTCGCCTCGATGCCCTTCCATTCGAGGAGCTGTGGGCTGATCCCCTGAGCCACGATCTGCTGGAAGTCGCGAATCCCCGCGGCTTCTATCCGCTTGCGGTCGGCCTCCTGCTTCTCCTTCTGCAGGCGGAACGACATGGCCAGCGATTCCTGCTCCGCCTGCTGCTTGGCTTCGATCGACTGCTTCAGCGCGGACGGCAGTTGAATGTCGCGCAGCAGGATGCTTTCCACCACCACGCCCCGGGACTCCAGCACGCGCTGGAGCTGGTCGTAGATTTCATGCGACACCTTCTCCCGTTCGCTGGAGTAAAGAGCATTCGCCAGGTGCGAAGCTGTAACCTCCCGGATTGCTGCGCGGAGATTGGGTTCAACGATTACGCTTGCATATCTCGGCCCAATCGAGCGGAAGACATCAGCCGCCTTGTCGGCACTCAAGTGAAAGAGTAATGAGGTGTCCATG encodes the following:
- a CDS encoding metallophosphoesterase family protein, coding for MRVLLLSDIHGNLEALEACLGEASAYDLALNLGDIVGYGASPNEVIDRSRQLGKHFVRGNHDKACAGLMDVRGFNPIAAAAVVWTHHQLTPDNLKWLKALPLGPLSVDGLEGVQMVHGSPRDEDEYILVSEDAAESTANTRVPVTFFGHTHIQGGFRLEGNHEATMRPNYRSLQSKASWELKLEKSVNYLINPGSVGQPRDGDWRAGYAMFDSAKRTVTFYRVPYDLEKAQKRILEAKLPERLAARLAQGR
- a CDS encoding ABC transporter ATP-binding protein, whose amino-acid sequence is MPPPLLELRHLRVEFAVRNGARSVPLMAVRDVSFAVAPGEVLGLVGESGSGKSVTSLAIMRLLPTVARVSGEILLEDQNLLAADEDQVRHLRGARMAMIFQEPMTALNPVMRVGDQVAEAVLAHAAPVNGQRPHKSDAWQKAIEALKTVAIPDTERRARDYPHQLSGGMRQRVMIAMAIVNRPELLIADEPTTALDVTIQAQILELLAELRQKFGLAMLFISHDLAVVSQVAHRVAVMYAGSIVEMGPSQEIFRSPLHPYTRGLLNSVPTLHTDRAQPLRTIEGYVPSIQNLPAGCAFEPRCDISVDECSVNFPALEEVKPEHWVRCPVSLPGGANRIIG
- a CDS encoding prohibitin family protein produces the protein TGHVGVLTLFGKVTGTVLPEGVHLANPLTVNNVLSIRTEEIKETATVPSNEGLIMTMDTSLLFHLSADKAADVFRSIGPRYASVIVEPNLRAAIREVTASHLANALYSSEREKVSHEIYDQLQRVLESRGVVVESILLRDIQLPSALKQSIEAKQQAEQESLAMSFRLQKEKQEADRKRIEAAGIRDFQQIVAQGISPQLLEWKGIEATEKLADSHNSKVVVIGGGKSGLPLILGQ